The Sphingomonas astaxanthinifaciens DSM 22298 genome has a segment encoding these proteins:
- the dnaJ gene encoding molecular chaperone DnaJ — protein sequence MTVHTDYYELLGVERGADERTIKAAYRRLAMECHPDRHGGCTEKEAKFKQLNEAYDCLKDPQKRAAYDRFGHAAFEQGGFGAAGAGAGPDFSDIFSSIFGEFMDPRGARQNAARGADLRYDLELTLEEAFAGKSATIDIETMAPCEPCEGDGARGSAVPETCKTCNGAGKVRAQQGFFVVERGCPTCYGHGVTIADPCPVCQGEGRTLKRRTLTIQIPAGVDEGTRIRVAGEGEAGVRGAPGGDLYLFVHLKRHALYEREGTTLIAECPVSFTTAALGGAITVPGIDGEAIEVKIPAGIQSGETLRLRGKGMAVLSGRGRGDMVARILVETPTRLSAKQKELLCQFRETETGEECPATKSFFSRIKDALG from the coding sequence ATGACCGTCCACACCGATTATTACGAGCTGCTCGGGGTCGAGCGCGGCGCCGACGAGCGCACGATCAAGGCCGCCTATCGCCGCCTGGCGATGGAATGCCATCCCGACCGCCACGGCGGCTGCACCGAGAAGGAAGCCAAGTTCAAGCAGTTGAACGAGGCCTATGACTGCCTGAAGGACCCGCAGAAGCGCGCCGCCTACGATCGCTTCGGCCATGCCGCCTTCGAGCAGGGCGGCTTCGGCGCGGCGGGGGCGGGGGCCGGCCCCGACTTCTCCGACATCTTCTCGTCGATCTTCGGCGAGTTCATGGACCCGCGCGGCGCCCGCCAGAATGCGGCGCGCGGCGCCGACCTTCGCTATGACCTCGAACTGACGCTCGAGGAGGCCTTCGCGGGCAAGTCGGCCACCATCGACATCGAGACCATGGCCCCGTGCGAGCCCTGCGAGGGCGACGGCGCGCGCGGGTCGGCGGTCCCCGAGACCTGCAAGACCTGCAACGGCGCCGGCAAGGTCCGCGCCCAGCAAGGCTTTTTCGTGGTCGAGCGCGGCTGCCCGACCTGTTACGGCCACGGCGTCACCATCGCCGACCCGTGCCCGGTCTGCCAGGGCGAGGGCCGGACCCTCAAGCGCCGCACGCTCACCATCCAGATCCCCGCCGGGGTCGACGAGGGCACCCGCATCCGGGTTGCCGGCGAGGGCGAGGCGGGGGTGCGCGGCGCGCCCGGCGGCGACCTCTACCTGTTCGTCCACTTGAAGCGCCACGCCCTCTACGAGCGCGAGGGCACCACCCTCATCGCCGAATGCCCGGTCAGCTTCACCACCGCGGCGCTCGGCGGCGCGATCACCGTTCCCGGGATCGACGGCGAGGCGATCGAGGTGAAGATCCCGGCCGGCATCCAGTCGGGCGAGACGTTGCGCCTGCGCGGCAAGGGCATGGCGGTGCTTTCGGGCCGTGGCCGCGGCGACATGGTCGCGCGCATCCTGGTCGAGACCCCGACCAGGCTCAGCGCGAAGCAGAAGGAGCTGCTCTGCCAGTTCCGCGAGACCGAGACCGGCGAGGAATGCCCCGCGACCAAGAGTTTCTTCTCGCGCATCAAGGACGCACTCGGCTAG
- a CDS encoding alpha/beta hydrolase — MKKTVLAITTLALAACAPPNLLSSINRLVPGDNGAHRVAEGVTFAPAQGLKLDVWAPRPSAQKRPVVIFLYGGGWVAGSRSGYAFAGSGYAGQGFVTVVPDYRLVPNVSFPAFLEDGAQAVRWTRDNIARYGGDPDRIAVAGHSAGAYNGAMLALDPHYLRDAGVPAGTIKAAALLSGPYDFYPFTEQRGRDALGAWPRPAETQPINFVTRAAPPMLLATGSADEVVNPRNSRVLAARLAAAGVPAELKIYPGKSHVDLAKSLSRPFRGTTPALADSAAFLHRVLGS; from the coding sequence ATGAAGAAGACCGTTCTCGCGATCACGACCCTCGCCCTCGCGGCCTGCGCTCCGCCCAACCTCTTGAGCTCGATCAACCGCCTGGTCCCCGGCGACAATGGCGCGCACCGGGTCGCGGAGGGCGTGACCTTCGCGCCCGCGCAGGGCCTTAAGCTCGACGTCTGGGCCCCGCGCCCGTCCGCCCAGAAGCGCCCGGTCGTGATCTTCCTCTACGGCGGCGGCTGGGTCGCGGGGTCGCGCTCGGGTTATGCCTTCGCCGGCTCGGGCTATGCGGGGCAGGGGTTCGTCACCGTGGTCCCCGACTATCGGCTCGTCCCCAACGTCAGCTTCCCTGCCTTCCTCGAGGACGGCGCGCAGGCGGTGAGATGGACCCGTGACAACATCGCCCGCTATGGCGGCGACCCCGACCGGATCGCGGTCGCCGGCCACAGCGCGGGCGCCTACAATGGCGCGATGCTCGCGCTCGATCCGCATTACCTGCGCGACGCCGGGGTCCCGGCGGGCACGATCAAGGCCGCCGCCCTGCTCTCGGGCCCCTATGATTTCTACCCCTTCACCGAACAGCGCGGGCGCGACGCGCTGGGCGCCTGGCCGCGCCCGGCCGAGACCCAGCCGATCAATTTCGTGACCCGCGCCGCGCCGCCGATGCTGCTCGCGACCGGCAGTGCCGACGAGGTCGTCAACCCGCGCAACAGCCGGGTCCTCGCCGCCAGGCTCGCGGCGGCGGGGGTGCCGGCCGAGCTCAAGATCTATCCCGGCAAGAGCCATGTCGACCTTGCAAAATCGCTCTCGCGCCCGTTCCGCGGCACCACCCCCGCGCTCGCCGATAGCGCCGCTTTCCTTCACCGGGTGCTCGGTTCTTAG
- the dnaK gene encoding molecular chaperone DnaK — MAKVIGIDLGTTNSCVAVMEGGKPKVIENAEGARTTPSVVAFTKDGERLIGQPAKRQAVTNPDNTIFAVKRLIGRRFDDPVTKKDTELVPYKIVKGSNGDAWVNAGGQDYSPSQISAFILQKMKEAAEAYLGETVTQAVITVPAYFNDAQRQATKDAGQIAGLEVLRIINEPTAAALAYGLEKNDGKTIAVYDLGGGTFDVSVLEIGDGVFEVKSTNGDTFLGGEDFDAKIVEHLAAKFQAKEGIDLRKDRLALQRLKEAAEKAKIELSSAQTTEINQPFITARMEGGATTPLHLVETISRSDLEKLVADLIDRTLEPCRKALKDAGLDAKAIDEVVLVGGMTRMPRVREVVKEFFGKEPHTGVNPDEVVAIGAAIQAGVLQGDVKDVLLLDVTPLSLGIETLGGVFTRMIDRNTTIPTKKSQVFSTADDNQNAVTIRVFQGEREMAADNKMLGQFDLVGIPPAPRGVPQIEVTFDIDANGIVNVSAKDKGTGKEQQIRIQASGGLSDADIDNMVKQAEQFAEEDKKRRASAEAKNNAESLVHSTEKQLAEHGDKVSAEVKAEIEAAVAETKAAIESGDADAMTTKANALTQSAMKLGQAIYESQQAQGQAGTADTEAQPQQADEEVVDAEFSEVDDEKKA; from the coding sequence ATGGCGAAAGTGATCGGGATCGATCTCGGCACGACCAACAGCTGCGTGGCGGTGATGGAGGGCGGCAAGCCCAAGGTCATCGAGAATGCGGAAGGCGCGCGCACCACTCCGTCGGTGGTCGCCTTCACCAAGGACGGCGAGCGCCTGATCGGCCAGCCGGCCAAGCGCCAGGCGGTGACCAATCCCGACAACACCATCTTCGCGGTGAAGCGCCTGATCGGCCGCCGCTTCGACGATCCGGTGACCAAGAAGGACACCGAGCTGGTCCCCTACAAGATCGTCAAGGGCTCGAACGGCGACGCCTGGGTCAATGCCGGCGGCCAGGACTATAGCCCGTCGCAGATCAGCGCCTTCATCCTCCAGAAGATGAAGGAAGCCGCCGAGGCCTATCTCGGCGAGACCGTCACCCAGGCGGTGATCACCGTTCCCGCCTACTTCAACGACGCCCAGCGCCAGGCGACCAAGGACGCCGGCCAGATCGCCGGCCTCGAGGTGCTGCGCATCATCAACGAGCCGACCGCGGCCGCGCTCGCCTACGGGCTCGAGAAGAACGACGGCAAGACCATCGCGGTCTATGACCTTGGCGGCGGTACCTTCGACGTCTCGGTCCTCGAGATCGGCGACGGCGTGTTCGAGGTGAAGTCGACCAACGGCGACACTTTCCTCGGCGGCGAGGACTTCGACGCCAAGATCGTCGAGCATCTGGCGGCCAAGTTCCAGGCCAAGGAAGGCATCGACCTGCGCAAGGACCGCCTTGCGCTCCAGCGCCTCAAGGAAGCCGCGGAGAAGGCCAAGATCGAGCTGTCGTCGGCCCAGACGACCGAGATCAACCAGCCGTTCATCACCGCGCGCATGGAAGGCGGCGCGACCACCCCGCTGCACCTCGTCGAGACGATCAGCCGGTCGGACCTCGAGAAGCTGGTGGCGGACCTCATCGACCGCACCCTCGAGCCGTGCCGCAAGGCGCTCAAGGACGCCGGGCTCGACGCCAAGGCGATCGACGAGGTCGTGCTGGTCGGCGGCATGACCCGCATGCCCCGCGTCCGCGAGGTCGTGAAGGAGTTCTTCGGCAAGGAGCCGCACACCGGCGTCAACCCGGACGAGGTGGTCGCCATCGGCGCCGCCATTCAGGCCGGCGTGCTCCAGGGCGACGTCAAGGACGTCCTGCTGCTCGACGTGACCCCGCTGTCGCTCGGCATCGAGACTCTCGGCGGCGTCTTCACCCGGATGATCGATCGCAACACGACCATTCCGACCAAGAAGAGCCAGGTCTTCTCGACCGCCGACGACAATCAGAACGCCGTCACCATCCGGGTCTTCCAGGGTGAGCGCGAGATGGCGGCCGACAACAAGATGCTGGGTCAGTTCGACCTCGTCGGAATCCCCCCGGCGCCGCGCGGCGTGCCGCAGATCGAGGTCACCTTCGACATCGACGCCAACGGCATCGTCAACGTCTCGGCCAAGGACAAGGGCACCGGCAAGGAGCAGCAAATCCGCATCCAGGCCTCGGGCGGGCTCAGCGACGCCGACATCGACAACATGGTCAAGCAGGCCGAGCAGTTCGCCGAGGAGGACAAGAAGCGTCGCGCTTCGGCCGAGGCGAAGAACAACGCCGAGAGCCTCGTCCACTCGACCGAGAAGCAGCTCGCCGAGCATGGCGACAAGGTCTCGGCCGAGGTCAAGGCCGAGATCGAGGCCGCGGTCGCCGAGACCAAGGCCGCGATCGAGAGCGGTGATGCCGACGCCATGACCACCAAGGCCAATGCGCTCACCCAGTCGGCGATGAAGCTCGGCCAGGCGATCTACGAGAGCCAACAGGCCCAGGGCCAGGCCGGCACCGCCGACACCGAGGCCCAGCCGCAGCAGGCCGACGAGGAAGTGGTCGACGCGGAATTCTCCGAAGTCGACGACGAGAAGAAGGCGTAA
- a CDS encoding aromatic ring-hydroxylating oxygenase subunit alpha → MATQLRSVPDPLDDLSLPGWLYWHEGFFAAEKAAFLRAAPQVVCHESEIPNPGDWRSLDYLGESVIVIRGDDRQVRAFTNVCRHRGSRLVDGEAGCARRLTCPYHAWTYASDGRLVGVPHRAEYPGLDKDRLGLKPVALERWHGFLFVTLEPGAPSVATMMAPYEGEVAPYRFEELRAIGRVTLRPRKLNWKTIADNYSDGLHIPVGHPGLTRLFGRGYAIEANEHVDRMEGDLVEETSSNPSERAYQRLLPEADHLPPSHRRKWLYYKLWPNVAFDIYPDQVDFMQFLPVSAEETVIREISYALPDDRREMRAVRYLNWRINRRVNAEDTELIARVQEGMRSPSYEPGPLGTSEVCLRSFAQKLRRLVPEARLPHPPAA, encoded by the coding sequence ATGGCCACCCAGCTTCGCTCCGTTCCCGATCCCCTCGACGACCTCAGCCTGCCCGGCTGGCTCTACTGGCACGAGGGCTTCTTCGCGGCCGAGAAGGCGGCCTTCCTGCGCGCCGCGCCGCAGGTGGTCTGCCATGAAAGCGAGATCCCCAATCCGGGCGACTGGCGCAGCCTCGACTATCTCGGCGAGAGCGTCATCGTCATCCGCGGCGACGATCGCCAGGTCCGCGCCTTCACCAATGTCTGCCGCCACCGCGGCTCGCGGCTGGTCGACGGCGAGGCGGGCTGCGCGCGGCGGCTGACCTGCCCCTATCACGCCTGGACCTATGCCAGCGACGGGCGGCTGGTCGGCGTGCCCCACCGCGCCGAATATCCCGGCCTCGACAAGGACCGGCTCGGCCTCAAGCCGGTCGCGCTCGAGCGCTGGCACGGTTTCCTGTTCGTGACCCTCGAGCCGGGCGCCCCAAGCGTCGCCACCATGATGGCACCCTACGAGGGCGAAGTCGCGCCCTACCGCTTCGAGGAGTTGCGCGCGATCGGCCGCGTCACGCTGCGTCCGCGCAAGCTCAACTGGAAGACCATCGCCGACAATTATTCGGACGGGCTTCACATTCCGGTCGGTCATCCGGGCCTGACCCGCCTGTTTGGCCGCGGCTATGCAATCGAGGCCAATGAGCATGTCGACCGGATGGAGGGCGACCTCGTCGAGGAGACCTCGTCCAACCCGTCCGAGCGCGCCTATCAGCGCCTGCTCCCCGAGGCCGACCACCTGCCACCCTCGCACCGCCGCAAGTGGCTCTATTACAAGCTCTGGCCCAACGTCGCCTTCGACATCTATCCCGACCAGGTCGACTTCATGCAGTTCCTGCCGGTCTCGGCCGAGGAAACGGTGATCCGCGAGATCAGCTACGCGCTCCCCGACGACCGCCGCGAGATGCGCGCGGTGCGCTACTTGAACTGGCGCATCAACCGCCGGGTCAATGCCGAGGACACCGAACTCATCGCCCGTGTCCAGGAAGGGATGCGCTCACCCTCCTACGAGCCGGGGCCGCTCGGCACGTCCGAAGTCTGTTTGCGCAGCTTCGCGCAGAAGCTCAGGCGGCTGGTCCCCGAGGCGCGGCTGCCGCATCCGCCGGCGGCCTGA
- the fabD gene encoding ACP S-malonyltransferase, with amino-acid sequence MRAFIFPGQGSQSVGMGAALAEASSVARDVFAEVDEALGQNLFRLMREGPEADLTLTENAQPAIMAHAIAVFRTLGLPVTRADFVAGHSLGEYSALCAAGSFDLATTARLLKRRGQAMQAAVPVGVGAMAALLGADLDKAQAIASAAAEGEVCTVANDNDPSQVVISGHRSAIERAIAIAKDHGAKRAVLLPVSAPFHSPLMQPAADVMAEALGDTAIQAPAVPVFANVIAAPATDPTRIRELLVEQVTGMVRWRESVAEMTQAGVTEFVEFGGKVLGPMVKRIAPDAKVTSVISMDDVEALAKEIA; translated from the coding sequence ATGCGCGCATTCATTTTTCCGGGGCAGGGCAGTCAGTCGGTCGGCATGGGCGCCGCGCTGGCCGAGGCAAGCAGCGTCGCGCGCGACGTCTTCGCCGAGGTCGACGAGGCACTCGGCCAGAATCTCTTCCGCCTGATGCGCGAGGGGCCCGAGGCCGATCTGACGCTCACCGAAAACGCCCAGCCCGCGATCATGGCGCATGCCATTGCCGTCTTCCGCACGCTCGGCCTGCCCGTGACCAGGGCCGATTTCGTCGCCGGCCACAGCCTCGGCGAATATAGCGCGCTCTGCGCCGCCGGGAGCTTCGACCTCGCCACCACCGCGCGGCTCCTGAAGCGGCGCGGCCAGGCGATGCAGGCCGCCGTGCCGGTGGGCGTCGGCGCGATGGCCGCGCTCCTCGGCGCCGACCTCGACAAGGCGCAGGCGATCGCCTCGGCCGCTGCGGAGGGTGAGGTCTGCACCGTCGCCAACGACAATGATCCCAGCCAGGTCGTCATCTCGGGCCACCGCAGCGCGATCGAGCGCGCGATTGCCATCGCCAAGGATCATGGCGCCAAGCGCGCGGTGCTGCTGCCGGTCTCCGCGCCCTTCCATTCCCCGCTGATGCAGCCCGCCGCCGACGTCATGGCCGAGGCGCTGGGCGACACCGCCATCCAGGCGCCCGCCGTGCCGGTGTTCGCCAATGTCATCGCCGCGCCCGCAACCGACCCGACCCGCATCCGCGAGCTGCTCGTCGAGCAGGTCACCGGCATGGTCCGCTGGCGCGAAAGCGTCGCCGAGATGACGCAAGCGGGCGTGACCGAATTCGTCGAATTCGGTGGCAAGGTTTTGGGCCCGATGGTCAAGCGCATCGCCCCCGACGCCAAGGTGACGAGCGTCATCTCGATGGACGACGTCGAGGCGCTCGCGAAGGAGATTGCATGA
- a CDS encoding APC family permease, whose product MSDTDVTIDTQPEPPSRMLGKWMSGAMVVGTMVGSGIYLLPTTLAPFGPNMVLAFVLTGLGTMCLAFAMARLAARIPGGPFAYIANAFDERTAFLTLWCYTLSQVTAVSGVAIAVAGALGHVFPAAQAGMGLTLTAIVAILALLLVNLRGTRSAGVLQVVTTLIKLSPLIAVVLLVAGRGATGQPLEALSPTPVTLSGVTAAAALILFSLTGFEAAVMTANVTKDSTSTVPRATITGTGFTAIIYLLATVAVLWLLPSAVAMKSGAPFADAIAPLLGAAAGALVAVIAAISAFGTGNALLLIAAESARAMASARDLPAVFGRANRIGAPAGALVICAGLSALLVLASVSKDFVSVYVLITLVSTLLSLVLYAVVAVAALKLKVAGQWTWVVVVGLLYTVAMFVGAGADALLWSIALALAGFPVRALSRRLRPPADAAAAPRGPAA is encoded by the coding sequence ATGAGCGACACCGACGTCACCATCGACACCCAGCCCGAGCCGCCGTCGCGGATGCTCGGCAAGTGGATGAGCGGGGCGATGGTCGTCGGCACGATGGTCGGCTCGGGCATCTATCTGCTGCCGACGACGCTGGCGCCGTTCGGACCGAATATGGTGCTCGCCTTCGTGCTGACGGGGCTTGGCACCATGTGCCTGGCCTTCGCCATGGCGCGGCTGGCCGCGCGGATCCCGGGCGGGCCCTTCGCCTATATCGCCAACGCCTTCGACGAGCGGACGGCCTTCCTGACCTTGTGGTGCTACACGCTCTCGCAGGTGACCGCGGTGTCGGGGGTGGCGATCGCGGTGGCGGGCGCGCTCGGTCATGTCTTCCCCGCGGCGCAGGCGGGCATGGGGCTGACGCTGACCGCGATTGTGGCGATCCTCGCCTTGCTGCTGGTCAACCTTCGCGGCACGCGCTCGGCAGGCGTGCTGCAGGTGGTGACGACCTTGATCAAGCTGTCGCCGCTGATCGCCGTCGTGCTACTGGTCGCGGGGCGCGGCGCGACGGGCCAGCCATTGGAAGCGCTGTCTCCGACCCCCGTCACATTGAGCGGCGTGACCGCGGCGGCGGCACTGATCCTGTTCTCGCTGACCGGGTTCGAAGCGGCGGTGATGACCGCGAACGTCACCAAGGATTCGACCAGCACGGTGCCGCGCGCGACCATCACCGGCACGGGCTTCACCGCGATCATCTATCTCCTCGCGACGGTCGCGGTGCTGTGGCTGCTGCCGAGCGCGGTGGCGATGAAGAGCGGCGCGCCCTTCGCCGACGCGATCGCGCCCCTGCTCGGCGCGGCGGCGGGCGCGCTGGTGGCGGTGATTGCCGCGATCAGCGCCTTCGGCACCGGCAATGCGCTGCTGCTGATCGCCGCCGAAAGCGCGCGGGCCATGGCGAGCGCGCGCGACCTTCCGGCAGTGTTCGGGCGCGCCAACCGGATCGGTGCCCCGGCGGGCGCGCTGGTCATCTGCGCGGGGCTGTCGGCGCTGCTGGTGCTGGCGAGCGTGTCGAAGGACTTCGTCAGCGTCTACGTGCTGATCACGCTCGTCTCGACGCTCTTGAGCCTCGTCCTCTACGCGGTGGTCGCGGTGGCGGCGCTAAAATTGAAGGTCGCGGGCCAGTGGACCTGGGTGGTGGTCGTCGGGCTACTCTACACCGTCGCCATGTTCGTCGGCGCGGGCGCGGACGCCTTGTTGTGGAGCATCGCGCTGGCGCTCGCTGGTTTCCCGGTCCGCGCGCTGTCGCGCCGTCTCAGGCCGCCGGCGGATGCGGCAGCCGCGCCTCGGGGACCAGCCGCCTGA
- a CDS encoding serine hydrolase domain-containing protein, with product MSIDRRFFLGGVLSSALAAGPSRAAPVHPADLVIDRFARENGFAGSVSLARHGRITHQRLFGLADRAAHRPVTPATTFRIGSISKWFTALAVLRLVDRGRMALSAPIGTYLPTLDAAYAAVPLEHLLANDSGIPDRVTQAIKDDPALRDSRDGSAAMVTRFGDGPLAFSPGARFDYSFFNWVLIHAALERVTGKPFEQVLGGEVFRPLGLSRTGFVDTRSGDVPGLAGAYAPGGQPKEVRVPPFGGASGNIHAGAGDLARAAHLAFETGRLLRPATRAELLRVRVPSENYALGGRVRTIAGRRVAWETGKVQAYRTHLAHVVGEDRTIVLLNNTDISQDAIGALVEQLLPLA from the coding sequence ATGTCGATCGATCGCCGTTTCTTCCTGGGCGGCGTGCTGTCGAGCGCCCTTGCCGCCGGCCCGTCGCGGGCCGCGCCGGTCCACCCTGCCGACCTCGTCATCGACCGCTTCGCCCGCGAGAACGGCTTTGCCGGCTCGGTGTCCCTGGCCCGCCATGGCCGGATCACGCACCAGCGCCTGTTCGGGCTCGCCGACCGCGCGGCGCATCGGCCCGTCACGCCCGCCACCACCTTCCGCATCGGCTCGATTTCCAAATGGTTCACCGCGCTCGCGGTGTTGCGCCTGGTCGATCGCGGCCGGATGGCGTTGTCGGCGCCGATCGGCACCTATCTCCCGACCCTCGACGCTGCCTATGCCGCGGTGCCGCTCGAGCATCTCCTCGCCAATGACAGCGGCATTCCCGACCGGGTCACCCAGGCGATCAAGGACGATCCCGCGCTACGCGACTCCCGCGACGGCTCGGCCGCGATGGTGACCCGCTTCGGCGATGGCCCGCTCGCGTTCAGTCCCGGCGCGAGGTTCGACTATTCCTTCTTCAACTGGGTCCTGATTCACGCCGCGCTCGAGCGGGTCACCGGCAAGCCGTTCGAGCAGGTTCTCGGCGGCGAGGTCTTCCGCCCTCTCGGCCTTAGCCGGACGGGCTTCGTCGATACCCGGAGCGGCGATGTCCCCGGCCTCGCCGGCGCCTATGCGCCCGGCGGCCAGCCCAAGGAGGTGCGGGTACCCCCGTTCGGTGGGGCCAGCGGCAACATCCATGCCGGCGCCGGCGATCTCGCCCGCGCCGCGCACCTCGCGTTCGAGACCGGACGGCTCCTGCGCCCGGCCACCCGCGCCGAGCTCCTGCGGGTCCGCGTGCCGAGCGAGAATTACGCGCTCGGCGGAAGGGTCCGCACCATCGCCGGGCGGCGCGTGGCTTGGGAGACCGGCAAGGTACAGGCCTATCGCACCCACCTCGCGCATGTCGTCGGCGAGGACCGGACCATCGTCCTTCTCAACAACACCGACATTAGCCAGGACGCAATCGGCGCCCTCGTCGAGCAGCTTCTTCCGCTCGCCTGA
- a CDS encoding glutaminyl-peptide cyclotransferase translates to MNGSFVIRFFTASLVAFLSAPAPAALPVEPARVLSTHPHDTAAFTEGLLIRDGILYESTGFEGQSFISRKELATGRTLARVAIPSDLFGEGIVDWQDKLYSFVWRGGRGFVWGVTDLKPKGKWNYAGEGWAMTQDGRHIIMSDGTPVLRFLRPGSMKIARRLTVTAEGKPVAMLNELEYVNGEILANIWQTPRIARIDPATGRVKGWIDVSALWDRVGRNSPDAVPNGIAYDRHAKKLYVTGKYWPTLFEIALPGR, encoded by the coding sequence ATGAATGGATCCTTCGTCATTCGCTTCTTCACCGCCTCCTTGGTCGCGTTTCTCTCGGCTCCCGCCCCTGCGGCGCTGCCGGTCGAGCCCGCGCGGGTGCTTTCAACCCACCCCCACGATACCGCCGCCTTCACCGAGGGGCTGCTGATCCGCGACGGCATCCTCTACGAAAGCACCGGCTTCGAGGGGCAGAGCTTCATCAGCCGCAAGGAGCTCGCCACCGGCCGCACGCTGGCCCGCGTCGCCATTCCCAGCGACCTGTTCGGCGAGGGCATCGTCGACTGGCAGGACAAGCTCTACAGCTTCGTCTGGCGCGGCGGGCGCGGCTTCGTCTGGGGCGTCACCGACCTCAAGCCCAAGGGCAAATGGAACTATGCGGGCGAGGGCTGGGCGATGACCCAGGACGGTCGTCACATCATCATGTCCGACGGCACGCCGGTGCTGCGCTTCTTGCGGCCCGGCTCGATGAAGATCGCCCGCCGCCTCACCGTCACCGCCGAGGGCAAGCCGGTGGCGATGCTGAACGAGCTCGAATATGTGAACGGCGAGATCCTCGCCAACATCTGGCAGACCCCCCGCATCGCCCGCATCGACCCCGCCACCGGGCGCGTCAAAGGCTGGATCGACGTCTCGGCCCTGTGGGACCGCGTCGGCCGCAACAGCCCCGACGCCGTCCCCAATGGCATCGCCTACGACCGTCACGCAAAGAAGCTCTACGTCACCGGCAAATACTGGCCGACCCTGTTCGAGATCGCGCTTCCGGGCCGGTAG
- the fabG gene encoding 3-oxoacyl-[acyl-carrier-protein] reductase yields the protein MFSLEGMTALVTGASGGLGSAIAKALAAQGARLAVSGSNADKLNAFRDGLGGDHVALPCNLSDGAAVDALVPQAVDALGGKLDILVNNAGVTRDNLLMRMKDEEFESVISINLEAAFRLMRAAAKPMMKARFGRIVSVTSVVGQTGNPGQANYVASKAGLVGMSKAVAQELATRNITVNCVAPGFMTSAMTDALNDAQRAAILAKIPSGAMGTGEDVAAAVVFLASREAGYVTGQTLHVNGGMAMI from the coding sequence ATGTTTTCGCTCGAAGGAATGACCGCCCTCGTGACCGGCGCCAGCGGCGGCCTCGGCAGCGCCATCGCGAAAGCGCTCGCGGCGCAGGGCGCACGCCTCGCGGTCAGCGGCAGCAACGCCGACAAGCTGAACGCCTTCCGCGACGGCCTCGGCGGCGACCACGTCGCGCTGCCCTGCAACCTCTCGGACGGGGCCGCGGTCGACGCGCTCGTGCCGCAAGCGGTGGACGCGCTCGGCGGCAAGCTCGACATCCTCGTCAACAATGCCGGCGTGACCCGCGACAATCTCCTCATGCGGATGAAGGACGAGGAGTTCGAGAGCGTCATTTCGATCAACCTCGAGGCCGCCTTCCGCCTGATGCGCGCGGCGGCCAAGCCGATGATGAAGGCGCGCTTCGGCCGCATCGTCTCGGTCACCAGCGTGGTCGGCCAGACCGGCAATCCCGGCCAGGCCAATTACGTCGCGTCCAAGGCCGGGCTCGTCGGCATGAGCAAGGCCGTCGCGCAGGAACTCGCCACCCGCAACATCACGGTCAATTGCGTGGCGCCCGGCTTCATGACCTCGGCCATGACCGACGCGCTCAACGACGCGCAGCGCGCCGCAATCCTCGCCAAGATCCCCTCGGGCGCGATGGGCACCGGCGAGGACGTCGCCGCGGCGGTGGTCTTCCTCGCCAGCCGCGAGGCCGGCTACGTCACCGGCCAGACGCTGCACGTCAACGGCGGCATGGCGATGATCTGA
- the folE gene encoding GTP cyclohydrolase I FolE: MADTPDDGDLVAPDPKIPVPDDVAEAVRTLIRWAGDDPDREGLLDTPKRVARAWKEYARGYHEDPGHHLSRTFKEVGGYDEIVLLKDIPFQSHCEHHMAPIIGKAHIAYLPGTRVVGISKLARVLHGFARRLQVQERLTAEVADAIWEHLQPKGVAVVIEASHACMTARGVNTPGVMMTTSRMMGTFRADERSRKEVLALMGKG, encoded by the coding sequence ATGGCTGACACGCCCGACGACGGCGACCTGGTCGCGCCGGACCCCAAGATCCCCGTCCCCGACGACGTGGCCGAAGCGGTCCGGACGCTGATCCGCTGGGCCGGGGATGATCCCGACCGCGAGGGCCTGCTCGACACCCCCAAGCGCGTCGCCCGCGCCTGGAAGGAATATGCCCGCGGCTATCACGAAGACCCCGGCCATCACCTCAGCCGGACCTTCAAGGAAGTCGGCGGCTATGACGAGATCGTGCTGCTGAAGGACATCCCGTTCCAGTCGCATTGCGAGCATCACATGGCGCCGATCATCGGCAAGGCGCATATCGCCTATCTGCCCGGCACCCGCGTGGTCGGCATTTCCAAGCTCGCCCGAGTCCTCCACGGCTTCGCCCGCCGCCTCCAGGTCCAGGAACGCCTCACCGCCGAGGTCGCCGACGCCATCTGGGAGCATCTCCAGCCCAAGGGGGTGGCGGTGGTGATCGAGGCGAGCCACGCCTGCATGACCGCGCGGGGGGTCAACACGCCCGGCGTGATGATGACCACCAGCCGCATGATGGGCACCTTCCGCGCCGACGAACGCAGCCGCAAGGAAGTGCTGGCCCTGATGGGCAAGGGATAA